Proteins from a genomic interval of Sphingobacterium sp. SYP-B4668:
- a CDS encoding ParA family protein: protein MGKIIAIANQKGGVGKTTTSINLAASLAVLEYKTLLVDADPQANSTSGIGFDPRGIKASVYECLVNDLAARDAIQATETPNLDLFPAHIDLVGAEIEMINMHEREYKMKKVLDDIKDDYDFIIIDCSPSLGLITINALTASDSVIIPVQCEYFALEGLGKLLNTIKIVQNRLNTNLEIEGILLTMYDVRLRLSNQVVEEVRTHFSDLVFSTIIQRNTRLSEAPSFGISVIMHDASCKGAINYLNLAREILEKNGLIKEEKQTVTA from the coding sequence ATGGGTAAAATTATAGCTATCGCAAATCAAAAAGGAGGGGTTGGAAAAACAACCACTTCCATCAACTTGGCCGCGAGTTTGGCAGTATTGGAGTATAAAACGCTTCTAGTTGATGCCGATCCTCAAGCAAACTCTACCTCTGGTATAGGGTTTGATCCTCGTGGTATCAAGGCCAGCGTCTACGAATGTTTGGTGAATGATTTGGCTGCACGTGACGCTATTCAGGCGACCGAAACCCCGAACTTAGATCTTTTTCCAGCGCATATTGATTTGGTGGGGGCTGAGATTGAAATGATCAATATGCATGAGCGGGAATATAAGATGAAGAAGGTGCTGGACGATATAAAGGATGATTACGATTTTATCATTATTGATTGCTCACCTTCTCTAGGGCTAATCACGATTAATGCTTTGACTGCTTCTGATTCTGTCATTATACCTGTTCAATGTGAGTATTTTGCCTTGGAAGGTTTGGGGAAATTGTTGAATACGATTAAGATAGTGCAGAATAGGTTAAATACAAATTTGGAGATAGAGGGTATTTTATTGACGATGTATGACGTGCGTCTTCGCCTATCAAACCAAGTGGTAGAGGAGGTGCGTACCCATTTCAGTGATTTGGTATTTAGCACTATCATTCAACGGAATACACGATTGAGTGAGGCTCCAAGTTTTGGTATTTCAGTAATTATGCATGATGCGTCTTGTAAAGGTGCTATCAATTACCTGAATTTAGCCAGAGAGATTTTGGAAAAAAATGGATTGATTAAAGAGGAAAAGCAAACGGTAACCGCATAG
- a CDS encoding ParB/RepB/Spo0J family partition protein, whose product MAAQQRKTGLGKGLGALLQDENMEVSRSSSVSESDIMERGKTSGSINFIRVDEITVNPFQPRTDFDEQALQELSDSIQLQGLIQPITVRQVGDSAYQLISGERRLRASKLAGIREIPAYVRTANDQQMLEMALIENIQRENLNAIEVALSFQRMIEECNLKQEELGDRVSKNRSTVTNYLRLLKLPPVIQAAIRDGQLSMGHARALINVGEVDKQLFIFKEIIEKGLSVRKAEQLVREVQQAAARKKSPGEDKTALPFQFQKIEDDLATKFSSRVKLNVKSSTKGKGAIEIPFESEDDLSRILELLDW is encoded by the coding sequence ATGGCTGCACAACAACGTAAAACAGGATTAGGGAAAGGGCTTGGAGCTTTGCTTCAAGATGAGAATATGGAAGTGTCGAGATCATCAAGCGTCTCGGAGTCGGATATAATGGAGAGAGGCAAGACCTCTGGAAGTATAAATTTTATACGGGTAGATGAGATTACTGTTAATCCATTTCAGCCAAGGACAGACTTTGACGAGCAGGCACTCCAAGAATTATCAGACTCCATCCAACTACAGGGGCTGATTCAACCTATTACCGTACGCCAAGTCGGTGATAGTGCTTATCAGCTCATTAGTGGAGAACGTCGTCTTAGGGCCTCTAAGTTGGCCGGAATTAGAGAAATCCCGGCTTATGTCCGTACGGCCAATGACCAGCAAATGTTGGAAATGGCCTTAATTGAAAATATTCAGCGTGAGAATCTGAATGCCATTGAAGTGGCTTTGAGCTTTCAACGGATGATAGAAGAGTGTAATCTTAAGCAAGAGGAATTAGGGGATCGCGTCAGTAAAAACCGTTCCACTGTCACCAACTACCTTAGACTGTTGAAATTGCCGCCAGTGATTCAAGCTGCAATTCGTGATGGACAACTCTCCATGGGGCATGCTCGTGCATTGATTAACGTTGGAGAGGTAGACAAGCAATTGTTTATTTTTAAAGAAATCATCGAAAAAGGTTTGTCGGTTAGAAAGGCTGAACAACTTGTTCGCGAGGTTCAACAGGCGGCAGCCCGTAAAAAATCACCGGGAGAGGACAAAACGGCTTTGCCCTTTCAGTTTCAAAAAATTGAAGATGACCTAGCAACCAAATTTTCTTCTAGAGTCAAGCTGAATGTTAAATCATCAACTAAAGGAAAAGGTGCAATTGAGATTCCTTTTGAGTCTGAAGACGATTTGAGCAGAATCCTTGAACTCTTGGATTGGTAA
- a CDS encoding UDP-2,3-diacylglucosamine diphosphatase, whose protein sequence is MKREVDLVILSDVHLGTYGCRAYELLQYLRSIKPRKLILNGDIIDIWQFKKSYFPDTHLSVIKYVFEMACQGTEVIYITGNHDEMLRKFVNVHFGNILLANKIVLNLGGKLAWVFHGDVFDVSIHHAKWLAKLGGWGYDKLIQLNNLFNWFLVKLGKEKYSFSKKIKNSVKKAVKYINDFEDTASELAIEQGYDYVVCGHIHQPQIKPVKNRKGETVYLNAGDWVENLTALEYHEGEWVMFNYESSKHLLGKYPAPDLLFKDTIDSLLENILKSK, encoded by the coding sequence ATGAAACGTGAAGTAGATTTAGTTATTCTTTCAGACGTGCACTTAGGGACATATGGCTGTAGAGCCTATGAACTCTTGCAATATTTGAGGTCAATTAAACCACGTAAACTGATTTTGAATGGCGATATTATCGATATTTGGCAATTTAAGAAAAGTTACTTTCCCGATACTCATCTGTCGGTCATTAAGTACGTTTTTGAAATGGCTTGCCAAGGGACCGAAGTCATTTATATCACGGGCAATCATGATGAAATGCTCCGAAAATTTGTCAATGTTCATTTTGGTAATATTCTATTGGCCAATAAGATTGTGCTTAATTTAGGAGGGAAGTTGGCTTGGGTTTTTCACGGGGATGTATTTGATGTTTCTATACATCATGCCAAATGGTTAGCAAAATTGGGTGGTTGGGGATACGATAAGTTGATTCAGCTTAATAACCTCTTCAATTGGTTTTTAGTCAAGTTGGGGAAAGAGAAGTATTCTTTTTCTAAAAAAATCAAAAACAGCGTAAAGAAGGCTGTTAAGTATATCAATGATTTTGAGGATACAGCCTCGGAGCTGGCAATAGAGCAGGGGTATGATTATGTCGTGTGCGGACATATTCACCAGCCTCAAATTAAGCCGGTTAAGAATAGAAAAGGAGAAACCGTGTATCTAAATGCCGGCGATTGGGTGGAAAATCTAACCGCTCTCGAGTATCACGAAGGAGAGTGGGTAATGTTTAACTATGAAAGTAGTAAGCATCTTCTTGGGAAGTATCCTGCTCCAGACCTTTTGTTCAAGGATACGATTGACAGTCTTCTTGAAAATATTCTTAAATCGAAATAG
- a CDS encoding DUF5683 domain-containing protein yields the protein MTKSLFLFLVFFTFCLSVFGQKQDSVKTAISVQKSAEKMDAIQDTVKKEETRKERRRREKAEKEAKEEAENALKDSARLAIEHKSTVAWKRSLMVPGWGQYSNGGLWWIKVPVIYGGFVSTGLVIEFNHRYYKRVIKELDFRQKSGGTDKLDPEMLNQSTDGLIRIKDGYRRNRDLAILGTLGWYGLNVVEAYVDSMLKNRWSIGDAKRFTYRFSPTVLSGNGQYAFQPYLLKPHFGVKMTLQFK from the coding sequence ATGACGAAGTCCCTCTTTTTATTTCTCGTTTTCTTTACTTTTTGCCTTTCGGTCTTTGGACAAAAGCAAGATAGTGTCAAAACAGCCATTTCGGTGCAGAAATCTGCAGAAAAGATGGATGCAATCCAAGACACTGTAAAAAAAGAGGAGACACGTAAAGAGAGACGGAGGCGAGAAAAGGCGGAGAAGGAAGCAAAAGAGGAAGCTGAAAATGCGCTAAAGGACTCTGCACGTTTAGCCATAGAACATAAGTCAACAGTCGCTTGGAAAAGGTCGCTGATGGTTCCTGGATGGGGACAATATTCCAATGGAGGACTTTGGTGGATCAAAGTTCCAGTTATTTACGGAGGGTTTGTTTCAACGGGTCTCGTTATCGAATTTAACCATCGATATTACAAACGTGTCATCAAAGAGCTGGATTTTCGGCAAAAGAGTGGAGGTACTGATAAGCTTGATCCGGAGATGCTGAACCAATCTACAGACGGGCTGATTCGAATCAAGGATGGTTATCGTCGAAACCGTGACTTGGCGATTCTGGGTACGTTAGGATGGTATGGTCTAAATGTCGTTGAAGCATATGTTGACTCTATGCTTAAAAACAGATGGAGTATAGGGGATGCCAAGCGCTTCACGTACCGATTTTCTCCTACAGTATTATCTGGTAATGGGCAGTATGCATTCCAACCTTACCTCCTAAAACCACATTTTGGAGTCAAAATGACCTTGCAATTCAAATAA
- the dapB gene encoding 4-hydroxy-tetrahydrodipicolinate reductase: protein MKIVLLGYGKMGQLIEKFAQKRGHEIMLIVDQHNRETLTAVDIQGADVAIDFSIPSGALENISLCFEASVPLVVGTTGWYDHLEEVKEICLADNQSLLYGSNFSIGVNVFFHINRMLSKAIQPYHQYDVQVEEIHHVHKLDAPSGTAITIAEGILENSDSKSKWVNELVDNGGSEIIPKPNELLIESLRIEEVPGTHTVLYSSEVDQIEFKHTAHSREGFALGAVIAAEWLQGKKGFYQVTEMFDFNK from the coding sequence ATGAAAATTGTTCTTTTGGGATACGGTAAAATGGGTCAGCTCATTGAAAAATTTGCACAAAAGCGAGGGCATGAGATTATGTTGATTGTCGATCAGCACAATAGAGAAACATTAACTGCTGTAGATATTCAAGGTGCCGATGTCGCCATAGATTTTAGTATCCCATCGGGTGCATTGGAAAACATTAGTCTCTGTTTCGAAGCTTCTGTCCCTCTTGTTGTAGGGACAACTGGTTGGTACGACCATCTAGAAGAAGTTAAAGAAATCTGTTTAGCAGACAATCAATCTTTGCTATACGGTTCGAATTTCAGCATCGGAGTCAACGTCTTTTTTCACATTAATAGAATGTTATCTAAAGCCATCCAGCCGTATCACCAATATGATGTCCAAGTAGAAGAGATCCATCATGTGCATAAGCTGGATGCGCCCAGCGGGACGGCAATTACGATAGCAGAGGGGATTTTAGAAAACAGTGATAGCAAATCCAAATGGGTCAATGAGCTTGTGGATAATGGCGGCAGCGAGATTATCCCTAAACCCAATGAGTTACTGATCGAAAGTCTTCGTATTGAGGAGGTGCCTGGTACACATACTGTACTATATAGCTCCGAGGTTGATCAGATTGAATTCAAACATACTGCTCATAGTAGAGAGGGGTTTGCTCTAGGAGCTGTTATTGCAGCAGAATGGCTTCAAGGGAAGAAGGGGTTTTATCAAGTAACTGAAATGTTTGACTTTAACAAATAG
- the lepB gene encoding signal peptidase I, producing the protein MISIIVFVILTIVALFGLWKLLVKAGKQGWESIVPFYREYVFAKLTGRPTWHVYLLVIPIVNIFVFYGLYLDFVKSFGKFRFWEHAAAVLVPFIVLPMWANDPTVKYLGLSATEEFRKKYPYKKTMAREWADAIVFAIVAAYFIRSFVIELYFIPSGSMEKTLMTGDCIVVSKFHYGVRLPITPLAFPLAHHTMPLLGTKAYSTLIQWPYRRLPGLQAIKRNDIFVFNLPEEADPPLSRPIDKRENLIKRCVGAPGDIITLKESVLYVNGQPGFVPEEGLMDYFVFTDGTGLNPERMLDKRIEFYSAGQEPYQVFLTKAELADMKTWPNIKQIIPNIAKPSDVDQGEGIFPHHPSYHWNVDNFGPLQIPKKGWTVQLDSLTMPLYERAIRVYEGNEVEVKGQDIFINGVKSASYTFKMNYYWMMGDNRHNSRDARVWGLVPEDHIVGKPLIVLYSKDKDGAWFSSFRWNRTFKSIND; encoded by the coding sequence ATGATCAGTATTATTGTATTCGTTATCTTAACCATAGTTGCCTTATTTGGATTATGGAAACTTCTTGTAAAAGCTGGAAAGCAAGGATGGGAGTCCATCGTCCCTTTTTACAGGGAATATGTATTTGCGAAGTTGACCGGCCGACCTACATGGCATGTCTATTTATTGGTTATTCCTATTGTCAATATATTTGTCTTTTATGGACTTTACCTTGATTTCGTTAAGTCCTTTGGTAAATTTCGCTTTTGGGAGCATGCTGCCGCAGTATTGGTCCCGTTTATAGTATTACCGATGTGGGCTAATGATCCAACAGTCAAATATTTGGGACTATCTGCCACTGAAGAGTTTCGTAAGAAGTATCCATACAAGAAGACAATGGCAAGAGAATGGGCGGACGCCATTGTCTTCGCTATAGTCGCCGCTTATTTTATCCGTAGTTTTGTGATCGAGCTTTATTTCATTCCTTCAGGCTCCATGGAAAAAACGTTGATGACGGGTGATTGTATCGTTGTGAGTAAATTTCACTACGGCGTGCGTTTGCCGATTACTCCTCTGGCGTTCCCACTTGCGCATCATACAATGCCATTATTGGGTACAAAAGCCTACTCTACGCTTATACAATGGCCTTACCGTCGCCTACCAGGATTACAAGCGATTAAAAGGAATGACATTTTTGTCTTCAATCTACCCGAAGAGGCAGATCCACCATTAAGTCGCCCAATTGATAAGAGAGAAAATCTGATTAAGAGATGTGTTGGCGCCCCAGGAGATATCATTACTTTGAAAGAGTCAGTGCTTTATGTAAATGGTCAACCGGGCTTTGTCCCTGAGGAAGGATTGATGGATTATTTTGTCTTTACAGACGGTACGGGTTTGAATCCTGAACGTATGTTGGACAAGAGAATTGAGTTTTATTCTGCAGGTCAAGAACCTTATCAGGTATTTTTGACAAAAGCCGAATTGGCCGACATGAAGACATGGCCAAATATCAAACAGATTATTCCCAATATTGCAAAACCTTCTGACGTAGATCAGGGGGAGGGCATATTCCCACACCATCCAAGCTACCATTGGAATGTGGATAATTTTGGACCTCTTCAGATTCCGAAAAAAGGATGGACGGTTCAATTAGACAGTTTGACCATGCCTTTGTACGAGCGTGCGATACGCGTGTATGAAGGAAATGAGGTGGAAGTGAAGGGGCAGGATATCTTCATCAATGGGGTTAAGTCTGCAAGCTATACTTTTAAAATGAATTACTATTGGATGATGGGTGACAATCGTCATAATTCTAGAGATGCAAGAGTGTGGGGTTTGGTTCCTGAAGACCATATTGTCGGAAAGCCGCTAATCGTGTTGTACAGCAAAGATAAGGATGGAGCATGGTTTTCTAGCTTTAGGTGGAATAGGACGTTCAAGAGTATAAACGATTAA
- the cdaA gene encoding diadenylate cyclase CdaA, whose product MDSSFLSGFRLLDIVDIFLVAIIIYYVYSLIRGTIAVNILIGVALFYGIYLIVKQMEMRLLTEIFGGFISVGSIALIVVFQQEIRRFLLHVGKNISMRRKKYLWSFLGNRKAVAQENTEFLKPIIDACRSMAKSRTGALLVFAKYFDEEYYQSSGELIDAHISKRLIESIFNKNSPLHDGAVVIVDNKIMSASCVLPLSDSEDLPLQFGLRHRAAIGVTEISDAVAVVVSEETGEMSFAKDGNVNMNITHEELEELLKAEL is encoded by the coding sequence ATGGATTCAAGTTTCTTAAGTGGCTTTAGATTATTAGACATAGTGGACATCTTTTTGGTGGCTATTATTATTTATTACGTCTATAGCCTTATTCGAGGAACCATTGCTGTTAATATTTTAATTGGAGTTGCTCTTTTCTATGGCATATATCTGATTGTGAAGCAGATGGAGATGCGTCTTTTGACGGAGATTTTCGGAGGTTTTATTTCTGTTGGATCTATCGCTTTGATTGTCGTTTTCCAGCAGGAGATTCGAAGATTTTTGCTTCATGTCGGTAAGAATATATCTATGAGGAGAAAGAAATATCTTTGGTCTTTTTTGGGTAATAGGAAGGCAGTCGCACAGGAAAATACAGAATTTTTGAAGCCAATCATAGATGCCTGCCGTAGTATGGCCAAATCTCGTACCGGAGCTTTGTTGGTGTTTGCCAAGTATTTTGATGAAGAATACTATCAGAGTAGCGGAGAGTTGATTGATGCACATATATCTAAAAGATTAATTGAAAGTATTTTTAATAAGAATAGTCCCTTACATGATGGAGCCGTCGTCATCGTGGACAATAAGATTATGTCTGCAAGCTGTGTATTGCCCTTGTCTGATAGTGAGGATCTTCCGCTTCAATTTGGCCTTCGGCACCGTGCTGCTATCGGTGTGACCGAGATTAGTGATGCCGTTGCGGTAGTGGTATCCGAAGAGACAGGTGAAATGTCCTTCGCTAAAGACGGAAATGTCAATATGAATATCACTCATGAAGAGCTTGAGGAGCTTTTGAAAGCCGAACTCTAA
- a CDS encoding 3-keto-disaccharide hydrolase, which produces MDLFKKFVIPVLAIVFLCQSCSQPKPDSNVLSAAEKQDGWKLLFNGENTKGWHVFNQTDTNTKWIVGENILSCSPHKKDGVYGDLVTDKSYENFELTFDWSIGKGGNSGVFINVQEDPKYSATFVTGIEMQLLDNANAEPRHQQDSTHWAGCIYDVSCNGSQSKPNPYGEWNSSKIIQKNGIITFWLNGLITAEENLNGPSWKGKVQQSNLKIHPDFAKIPSGKIAFQNHTDSVAFKNIKIREL; this is translated from the coding sequence ATGGACCTGTTCAAAAAGTTTGTAATCCCCGTCTTAGCAATTGTTTTTCTCTGCCAAAGCTGTAGCCAACCAAAGCCTGATTCCAATGTACTATCCGCTGCGGAAAAGCAAGACGGCTGGAAACTGCTGTTCAACGGAGAAAACACCAAAGGATGGCATGTCTTCAACCAAACTGACACCAATACCAAATGGATTGTAGGTGAGAATATACTATCCTGCTCTCCCCACAAAAAGGATGGTGTATATGGGGATCTCGTTACCGACAAAAGCTATGAAAACTTTGAATTGACTTTTGATTGGAGTATCGGAAAGGGAGGTAATAGCGGAGTGTTCATCAATGTACAAGAAGACCCCAAATATAGCGCAACCTTTGTCACTGGAATAGAAATGCAGCTATTGGACAATGCAAATGCCGAACCTCGACACCAACAAGACAGCACCCATTGGGCTGGCTGTATTTACGACGTCAGCTGTAACGGCAGCCAGTCCAAACCCAATCCCTATGGAGAGTGGAACTCATCTAAAATCATTCAAAAAAATGGTATCATCACTTTTTGGCTCAACGGTCTCATAACCGCAGAGGAAAATCTCAACGGACCTTCTTGGAAAGGAAAAGTTCAACAAAGCAACCTAAAAATCCATCCCGATTTTGCTAAAATCCCATCCGGTAAAATTGCTTTTCAAAATCATACAGACTCCGTTGCCTTTAAAAATATAAAAATTAGAGAACTGTAA
- a CDS encoding NADPH-dependent FMN reductase — protein MDLIISGTNRQGSHSLKVAKYYQQELQRKGEQWQLLSLIDLPDNIIVSDLYNNRSEAFRRIQEQVSEAKRIIFIIPEYNGSYPGVLKIFIDACAFPISFFNKKAALVGVSSGKYGNIRGIDHFTGVCNYLRMHVLPLKIHIPHIQSELNEQQELFQSTTIKFVNEQLDEIIRF, from the coding sequence ATGGATTTAATTATATCTGGAACGAATAGACAAGGAAGCCACTCCTTAAAGGTAGCAAAATATTATCAACAAGAGCTCCAACGAAAAGGAGAGCAATGGCAACTTCTATCTTTGATAGACTTACCCGACAACATCATCGTTTCAGACCTGTATAACAATCGTAGTGAAGCCTTTAGACGCATACAAGAGCAGGTTTCAGAGGCAAAAAGAATTATATTCATAATCCCCGAATACAACGGTAGCTACCCCGGCGTCTTGAAGATTTTTATTGATGCTTGTGCTTTCCCAATCAGCTTTTTCAATAAAAAAGCTGCGTTAGTAGGAGTATCCAGCGGTAAGTACGGTAACATCAGAGGCATCGATCATTTTACAGGAGTATGCAATTACCTTCGAATGCATGTCCTCCCCTTAAAAATACATATCCCGCACATTCAGTCGGAGCTAAATGAGCAACAAGAGCTTTTCCAATCCACCACTATCAAATTTGTCAATGAGCAATTGGACGAAATTATACGCTTTTAG
- a CDS encoding FecR family protein, which produces MKEELLIRYIVGELTSEERIAVEEWIFLDKKNEKVYSEMKKVWELGAHVKLPKDVDVDQAWATFVSRRSGREMSTKSVAVVSIKRRIQWAAAAVLLIGLSFYWLDASRSDSKHLQTLANIQRDSLPDGSVVTLNRNAALTYYESWFNKNRQVKLMNGEAFFEVKRDEKHPFVIESGKSRITVLGTSFHVRQDKSDTEVIVASGSVRVQFGNQEVVLKPRQYALITDSVKNSIKVDTVPDQLYKYYVHQEFVFENTPLTRVLQVLSKAYDIQFVLDNPEHGRKLLSATFEQQTLSEMIDVILKTFDLRIEKKGHVYHIK; this is translated from the coding sequence ATGAAAGAAGAATTATTAATACGATATATTGTCGGAGAACTTACGTCGGAAGAGCGTATTGCTGTTGAGGAATGGATTTTTCTGGACAAAAAAAACGAGAAAGTTTATTCAGAGATGAAAAAAGTATGGGAGCTCGGGGCTCATGTCAAGTTGCCGAAGGACGTCGATGTGGATCAAGCTTGGGCTACATTCGTGAGTCGGCGGTCTGGTCGGGAGATGAGCACTAAATCAGTTGCGGTGGTTTCGATTAAGCGGAGGATTCAATGGGCGGCAGCAGCTGTGTTGCTAATCGGACTTTCGTTTTATTGGTTAGATGCGAGTAGGAGCGATTCTAAGCATTTGCAAACTTTGGCAAATATACAACGAGATAGTCTACCGGACGGTAGTGTGGTGACTTTAAATCGGAACGCTGCACTGACGTATTATGAGTCATGGTTCAATAAAAATAGGCAGGTTAAGTTAATGAATGGTGAAGCTTTTTTTGAGGTCAAACGTGATGAGAAGCATCCCTTTGTTATAGAATCTGGCAAATCCCGTATTACCGTATTAGGAACCAGTTTTCACGTGCGTCAAGATAAGAGTGATACTGAGGTAATTGTCGCATCCGGGTCTGTGCGGGTTCAGTTTGGTAATCAGGAGGTGGTTTTGAAACCTCGTCAGTATGCGTTGATAACAGATAGTGTGAAGAATAGTATCAAAGTGGATACCGTACCGGACCAATTATATAAGTACTACGTTCATCAAGAGTTTGTTTTCGAAAACACTCCACTTACGCGTGTGCTCCAAGTCTTGAGCAAGGCCTATGATATACAATTTGTATTAGATAATCCTGAGCATGGCAGAAAGTTGTTGTCGGCGACTTTCGAACAACAAACATTGTCAGAAATGATTGATGTCATCCTGAAAACCTTTGATCTGAGAATAGAAAAGAAGGGGCATGTTTATCACATTAAGTAA
- the lepB gene encoding signal peptidase I translates to MWYIIGGIASLVSLYGLWRLFEKAGLQGWKTLIPFYREYVIAQVTARPTWWIALLLVPVVNIFVFYGIYFDFIKSFGRRRFWEHAAAVLVPFVVLPMWAHDSNVQYLGAYHTEEFQEKYPYTKSFAREWADAIVFAVVAASLIRGFLIEAYMIPTGSMERSLLVGDFLFVSKLNYGPRVPMTPLAFPFAHHTMPVTGGKAYSEFITVPYKRLPGFQDIKRNDVVVFNYPMEADEPYNRPIDKRENYIKRLVGMPGDKVSMKNKHLFINDQPAFTDKNMQQAYWVFTDGSGLDDAVLVQNRFEFDRSFVEPYLLHITADEAAGLKKWSNVKQVIAFSNQNSAFPHVSTSGWTFDTFGPLIVPQKDWTVTLDTLTFPFYERAIRVYEGNSVDLKSDGIYINGRKTDRYTFQMNYYWMMGDNRDNSEDSRGWGFVPENHIVGKAIFVWLSWDKDGTFLSKIRWNRLFRGIE, encoded by the coding sequence ATGTGGTATATTATTGGGGGAATAGCGTCCCTTGTTTCATTATATGGATTGTGGAGATTATTTGAAAAAGCGGGACTACAGGGATGGAAAACGCTGATTCCTTTTTATAGAGAATATGTGATAGCCCAAGTCACGGCACGCCCCACTTGGTGGATAGCCCTGTTGCTGGTGCCTGTCGTTAATATCTTCGTTTTCTATGGAATATATTTCGATTTTATAAAATCTTTTGGACGCCGACGTTTTTGGGAGCATGCTGCCGCAGTTTTGGTACCATTTGTCGTTCTTCCCATGTGGGCTCACGATTCAAATGTTCAATATCTTGGGGCATATCACACGGAAGAATTTCAGGAAAAATATCCCTACACCAAGTCGTTTGCAAGAGAGTGGGCAGATGCTATTGTATTTGCAGTTGTTGCGGCTTCATTGATACGAGGTTTTTTGATTGAAGCTTATATGATTCCTACCGGATCTATGGAAAGAAGCCTTCTTGTTGGCGATTTCTTATTCGTCAGCAAACTTAATTACGGGCCACGTGTTCCGATGACTCCTTTGGCATTCCCATTTGCGCATCACACGATGCCCGTGACAGGAGGGAAGGCATATTCCGAATTTATCACAGTTCCCTACAAAAGACTGCCAGGTTTTCAAGACATCAAGCGCAATGATGTTGTTGTGTTTAATTATCCGATGGAAGCTGACGAACCCTATAATAGACCCATTGATAAAAGAGAAAATTATATCAAAAGGCTTGTTGGAATGCCTGGAGATAAAGTCTCCATGAAAAATAAGCACCTGTTTATAAATGACCAGCCTGCATTTACGGATAAAAATATGCAACAGGCGTATTGGGTATTTACGGATGGATCTGGACTAGATGATGCAGTACTTGTTCAGAATAGGTTTGAATTTGATCGAAGTTTTGTTGAGCCCTATTTACTACATATAACAGCAGATGAGGCGGCAGGTCTTAAGAAATGGTCCAATGTGAAGCAAGTAATTGCATTTTCCAATCAAAATTCTGCTTTTCCTCACGTAAGCACCTCGGGATGGACCTTTGATACTTTTGGCCCATTGATCGTTCCTCAGAAAGATTGGACAGTGACGTTGGATACCTTGACATTTCCTTTTTATGAGCGAGCTATCCGAGTGTACGAAGGAAACTCGGTCGACTTGAAGTCGGATGGTATTTACATTAACGGTAGGAAGACGGATAGGTATACCTTTCAGATGAATTATTATTGGATGATGGGTGATAATCGTGACAATTCTGAAGACTCTAGGGGGTGGGGTTTTGTTCCCGAAAATCATATTGTAGGTAAAGCTATTTTCGTTTGGTTGAGTTGGGATAAAGATGGTACATTCTTATCTAAGATTAGATGGAATAGGTTATTTAGAGGAATTGAGTAG
- a CDS encoding pyridoxine 5'-phosphate synthase: MTRLSVNINKIATLRNSRGGNNPNVLAAALACERFGAQGITVHPRPDERHIRYADVYDLKTEISTEFNIEGNCREKKFVELVLATKPAQVTLVPDEEGQITSNHGWDTIKHREYLTDICKMFKDQGIRVSIFVDPDVEMVEAAAATGTDRIELYTEAYANAFLDEREIAIHPYFKAAQKANEVGLGINAGHDLDLNNLTYFNQHIPGLLEVSIGHALISDALYLGLEETIKRYLNALK; encoded by the coding sequence ATGACTAGATTATCCGTAAATATCAATAAAATCGCTACCCTTCGTAATTCTCGAGGGGGCAATAACCCCAACGTTCTTGCAGCAGCGTTGGCTTGTGAACGATTTGGTGCCCAAGGCATCACTGTGCATCCGCGACCAGACGAAAGACATATTCGTTATGCAGATGTCTATGATCTAAAGACTGAAATCTCTACAGAATTTAATATCGAAGGCAATTGTAGAGAGAAAAAATTTGTAGAACTTGTCCTAGCCACCAAGCCTGCGCAGGTCACACTTGTACCTGACGAGGAAGGTCAAATCACCTCAAATCACGGATGGGACACCATAAAACACCGAGAATATCTAACGGATATATGCAAAATGTTCAAAGATCAAGGTATTCGGGTATCTATATTTGTCGATCCAGATGTAGAGATGGTAGAAGCTGCAGCAGCAACAGGAACGGACCGCATCGAACTCTATACGGAAGCGTATGCAAATGCTTTTTTAGATGAGCGCGAGATAGCTATACACCCCTATTTCAAGGCGGCCCAAAAAGCAAATGAGGTTGGATTAGGGATTAACGCCGGACATGACTTAGACCTGAATAATCTAACCTATTTTAATCAACACATACCTGGTTTATTGGAGGTCAGCATAGGTCATGCCCTGATTTCAGATGCACTTTATCTGGGATTGGAAGAGACGATAAAAAGGTATCTAAATGCGCTTAAATAA